One segment of Psychromonas sp. psych-6C06 DNA contains the following:
- a CDS encoding sigma-70 family RNA polymerase sigma factor yields the protein MLTVTNNVTGKPLNNLNNIAEIDTDSVIQTALSKVAEEQDKKAFEVLFKYFSPKIRAFGLQRFGQEAQALELVQETMLLVWRKASLFNAQKGKATTWIYTIMRNHCFDMLRKKQTQKEDQVSDDLWPLFEEQESHEDDHLMSRNLLKNINSLPEQQRQVVEALYLKELSQPEVARLLNIPLGTVKSRLRLALSKLKTTLEIDHD from the coding sequence ATGCTAACAGTTACAAACAACGTTACGGGTAAACCATTGAATAATTTAAATAACATCGCTGAAATAGACACGGACAGTGTAATTCAGACAGCCCTTTCTAAGGTCGCTGAAGAGCAAGATAAAAAAGCGTTTGAAGTATTGTTTAAATACTTCTCCCCTAAAATTCGTGCTTTTGGATTACAACGTTTCGGACAGGAGGCTCAGGCATTAGAGTTAGTCCAAGAAACTATGTTATTAGTGTGGCGCAAAGCGAGCCTTTTTAATGCACAAAAAGGCAAAGCGACAACATGGATTTATACCATCATGCGTAATCACTGCTTTGATATGTTACGTAAGAAACAGACTCAAAAAGAGGATCAAGTCAGTGATGATTTATGGCCACTTTTTGAGGAGCAGGAATCACATGAAGATGATCACCTAATGTCGCGAAATTTACTAAAAAATATCAATAGCTTGCCCGAGCAACAAAGACAAGTAGTTGAGGCATTGTATTTAAAAGAGTTGAGTCAACCTGAAGTTGCTCGATTATTAAACATCCCCTTAGGAACAGTGAAATCTCGGTTAAGATTAGCGCTTTCTAAGTTGAAAACAACATTGGAGATAGATCATGATTAA
- a CDS encoding cytochrome ubiquinol oxidase subunit I has translation MDDIVDLSRFQFAMTAMYHFLFVPLTLGLAWILAIMESLYVMTNKEIYKDMTKFWGKLFGINFALGVATGLTMEFQFGTNWAYYSHYVGDVFGAPLAIEGMMAFFLESTFVGLFFFGWDRLSKLQHLTATWLVALGSSMSALWILVANGWMQNPVGAEFNYETMRMEMTSFAELVFNPVAQVKFVHTVAAGYTTGAVFVLAISSYYLLKGRDIGFAKRSFAIAAAFGLAGILSTIVLGDESGYEVGDVQKVKLAAIESEWETHPAPAAFTMIGLPNQEEQRTDYAIKIPYALGIIATRSLDEQVTGLKDLMAEHEVRIRNGMIAYGLLEELRAGNTSEENKAAFDAVKKDLGYGLLLKIYAPNVVDATEAQIQMAVEDSIPSVAPMFWTFRIMVGCGIAMLFIFLFAFYQSARNRIGENKLFLKICLFSLPLPWIAVEAGWFVAEYGRQPWAIAEILPTSVGVSGISIEQIWFSIISIATFYTVLLAVEMFLMFRFARLGPSSLKTGRYHFEQPENSIEQKG, from the coding sequence ATGGACGATATTGTAGATCTATCGCGATTTCAATTTGCGATGACCGCTATGTATCACTTCTTATTTGTGCCGTTAACACTAGGTCTTGCATGGATACTAGCGATAATGGAGTCACTTTATGTGATGACAAATAAAGAAATATATAAGGATATGACTAAGTTTTGGGGGAAACTGTTTGGTATTAATTTCGCCCTTGGTGTTGCTACTGGCTTAACCATGGAGTTTCAATTTGGTACTAACTGGGCTTATTACTCTCATTATGTTGGTGATGTTTTCGGTGCGCCTTTAGCGATTGAGGGGATGATGGCCTTCTTCTTAGAATCAACTTTTGTCGGTTTATTCTTCTTTGGCTGGGATAGATTAAGTAAATTACAGCATCTTACTGCAACCTGGTTAGTAGCGCTAGGTTCAAGTATGTCCGCTTTGTGGATATTGGTGGCTAATGGTTGGATGCAAAACCCTGTTGGCGCTGAGTTTAACTATGAAACGATGCGAATGGAGATGACCAGTTTTGCTGAGTTAGTCTTTAACCCTGTTGCTCAAGTTAAATTTGTACATACTGTTGCTGCTGGTTATACAACCGGGGCCGTATTTGTACTTGCAATTAGCTCATACTATTTATTAAAAGGACGTGATATTGGTTTTGCAAAACGCTCCTTTGCAATTGCAGCTGCTTTCGGTCTTGCTGGTATTCTTTCAACGATTGTATTAGGTGACGAAAGCGGTTATGAAGTCGGCGATGTGCAGAAAGTTAAATTAGCTGCTATCGAATCAGAATGGGAAACACACCCAGCACCGGCTGCATTTACGATGATTGGTCTTCCTAATCAAGAAGAGCAGCGGACTGATTATGCAATTAAAATTCCTTATGCGTTAGGTATTATTGCCACGCGTTCACTCGATGAGCAAGTCACTGGACTCAAAGACTTGATGGCTGAACATGAAGTGCGTATTCGCAACGGCATGATAGCTTATGGTTTGCTTGAAGAGCTACGAGCAGGTAATACTTCAGAAGAGAATAAGGCCGCTTTTGATGCTGTTAAAAAAGATTTAGGCTACGGCTTATTGTTAAAAATATACGCACCAAATGTTGTTGATGCAACTGAAGCGCAGATCCAAATGGCCGTTGAAGACAGTATTCCAAGTGTTGCACCTATGTTCTGGACTTTCCGTATTATGGTAGGGTGTGGTATTGCGATGTTATTTATCTTCTTATTTGCTTTTTATCAATCTGCGCGGAATCGAATTGGCGAAAATAAACTGTTCTTAAAAATATGTTTATTCAGCTTACCTTTACCTTGGATTGCAGTTGAAGCGGGGTGGTTTGTTGCTGAGTATGGTCGTCAACCATGGGCTATTGCTGAAATTCTTCCTACTTCTGTAGGGGTTTCCGGAATTTCAATTGAACAAATTTGGTTCAGTATTATCTCTATCGCCACTTTTTACACAGTGTTATTAGCGGTTGAGATGTTTTTAATGTTCCGTTTTGCGCGCCTTGGTCCAAGCAGTTTAAAGACCGGTCGTTACCATTTCGAGCAACCAGAAAACAGCATAGAGCAAAAGGGATAG
- the ppnN gene encoding nucleotide 5'-monophosphate nucleosidase PpnN encodes MISHISPVGSMALLSQLEVNQLQESASSEIYQLFRNCSLAVLNSGSHTDSSKEILEKYKDFKINVLHQERGVKIELQNPPEEAFTDGELIKGIQEHLFSVLRDLLYVDKRIELAIEPGQNKSSQITSLVFSILRNANILKAGVEPNIVVCWGGHSINDTEFNYTREVGSELGLRELNICTGCGPGAMEGPMKGATVGHAKQRVNNGRYIGLTEPGIIAAEPPNPIVNELVILPDIEKRLEAFVRVAHSIIIFPGGPGTAEELLYILGIMMHPENKRQPLPIILTGPKESIAYFEAIDQFIADTLGDDARRHYQIIIDDPARVAQVVKKSMGKVTEYRRAIGDAYSFNWSLKIDEPFQYPFIPNHENMSNLVLTKNQPVQELASNLRRVFSGIVGGNVKDEGIKSIEEFGPFQIKGDKVLMKKVDALLESFIKQGRMKLPGTVYTPCYKIVK; translated from the coding sequence ATGATCTCTCATATCAGTCCAGTTGGTAGCATGGCGCTACTCTCACAACTTGAAGTTAACCAATTACAAGAATCTGCCTCAAGTGAAATCTATCAGCTTTTCCGTAATTGTTCCCTCGCAGTACTTAATTCTGGTAGCCATACAGACAGTAGTAAAGAGATTTTAGAAAAATACAAAGACTTTAAAATTAACGTATTACACCAAGAGCGTGGCGTTAAAATTGAACTACAAAACCCACCCGAAGAAGCTTTTACCGATGGCGAACTTATTAAAGGCATTCAAGAACACCTTTTTTCCGTATTACGAGACTTACTTTATGTAGATAAGCGCATTGAATTAGCTATTGAGCCGGGCCAAAATAAGAGTTCACAAATAACAAGCTTGGTATTCTCTATACTGCGTAACGCAAATATCTTAAAAGCAGGTGTCGAGCCAAATATAGTAGTTTGTTGGGGCGGTCATTCAATCAATGATACCGAATTTAACTATACCCGCGAAGTGGGTAGTGAATTAGGATTGCGTGAACTAAATATCTGTACAGGATGTGGCCCAGGCGCGATGGAAGGCCCAATGAAGGGAGCAACAGTGGGTCATGCGAAGCAGCGCGTCAATAATGGACGCTACATTGGCTTAACAGAGCCAGGTATTATTGCAGCTGAGCCACCAAACCCTATCGTAAATGAGCTGGTGATCCTGCCTGATATTGAAAAGCGACTAGAGGCTTTTGTACGCGTTGCGCATAGCATTATTATTTTCCCAGGTGGCCCAGGAACTGCGGAAGAATTACTTTATATTCTTGGTATCATGATGCACCCAGAAAATAAACGTCAACCTTTGCCCATTATTTTAACGGGTCCAAAAGAAAGTATCGCCTACTTTGAAGCAATTGATCAGTTTATTGCTGATACACTCGGAGACGATGCAAGACGACACTATCAAATTATTATTGACGATCCTGCTCGTGTAGCACAAGTAGTCAAAAAATCGATGGGTAAAGTAACAGAATATCGTCGTGCTATTGGCGATGCCTATTCTTTCAACTGGTCTCTGAAGATTGATGAGCCCTTCCAATACCCTTTTATTCCAAATCATGAAAACATGAGTAATCTTGTATTAACTAAAAACCAGCCAGTGCAAGAGCTTGCTTCAAATTTACGGCGCGTTTTTTCTGGTATAGTTGGCGGAAATGTAAAGGATGAAGGTATTAAATCCATTGAAGAGTTTGGTCCTTTCCAAATTAAAGGGGATAAAGTACTCATGAAAAAAGTTGATGCATTACTCGAAAGCTTTATTAAACAAGGTAGAATGAAACTCCCTGGAACGGTTTATACCCCATGTTATAAGATAGTTAAATGA
- a CDS encoding YcxB family protein: protein MQFSSEFILDRAHFSECYEQSSLINPPKKCRYHFIGALLIFGFIIMIATDQSVAVGLFFIGLAFVEFFSFKYRKAWWLSRQMWSKNSGNTITLTIDDEAIKIISLYQNQSIVWSEVSEVIDTPLGIILKLKNNNQSYLSKKSLSGEALNFIKTKTDNTNLHG, encoded by the coding sequence ATGCAATTTTCAAGTGAATTTATTCTCGACCGCGCGCATTTTTCAGAATGTTATGAGCAATCATCATTAATTAATCCTCCTAAAAAGTGTCGATATCATTTTATTGGTGCGCTACTCATCTTTGGTTTTATCATTATGATTGCAACAGATCAATCAGTTGCAGTCGGCTTGTTTTTTATTGGCCTTGCCTTTGTGGAGTTTTTTAGCTTTAAATACCGTAAAGCTTGGTGGTTATCTAGGCAGATGTGGAGCAAAAATTCAGGTAATACGATTACACTGACCATTGATGATGAAGCCATTAAAATTATTAGCCTTTATCAAAATCAAAGCATTGTGTGGTCTGAAGTCAGCGAAGTTATTGACACCCCACTTGGCATTATTCTGAAGTTAAAAAATAACAACCAAAGCTATCTGTCTAAAAAAAGCCTCAGTGGCGAGGCATTAAATTTTATTAAGACAAAAACCGATAATACTAATCTTCATGGCTAA
- the cydX gene encoding cytochrome bd-I oxidase subunit CydX — translation MWYFAWILGVLLACSFGIINGLWFEQTEANEKEKAESDNVGE, via the coding sequence ATGTGGTATTTTGCATGGATTTTAGGTGTTTTGTTAGCTTGTTCGTTTGGGATTATTAACGGTTTATGGTTTGAGCAAACTGAAGCTAATGAAAAAGAGAAAGCAGAAAGTGATAATGTAGGTGAGTAA
- the xni gene encoding flap endonuclease Xni, translating to MISTLLIIDAMNLIRRIYAVQEKQQKDQHSVLSMTNSTACNALKKLINIHHPTHIICVFDSHAPSWRHQLYAQYKQGRKPIPIPLKDYLETIQDSFFDLGIESLVTDTDEADDLIATLCTKMSNNGQKSIIVSTDKGFYQLLNKQTLIYDYFQNSYTDTGRVLNKMSLSVDKLTDFWAITGISSSAIKGVEGIGEKGALALLTQYQSLQAMLESEPQENDKRLLKVKNASQDALLAKQLVSLKTDITLGFNLQDLRYIQK from the coding sequence ATGATATCTACACTATTGATCATAGATGCGATGAACCTTATTCGTCGCATCTATGCTGTTCAAGAAAAACAACAAAAAGACCAGCACAGCGTACTCAGTATGACCAATAGTACAGCATGTAATGCACTGAAAAAGTTAATCAATATTCACCACCCAACGCATATTATTTGTGTATTTGATAGTCATGCACCAAGTTGGCGACATCAGCTTTATGCGCAATACAAACAAGGCCGAAAACCAATTCCAATCCCTCTTAAAGATTATTTAGAGACAATCCAAGACAGTTTTTTTGATCTCGGTATCGAGTCTCTTGTTACAGATACAGATGAAGCAGATGATCTCATTGCGACCCTCTGTACCAAGATGAGTAACAACGGACAAAAATCCATTATTGTTTCAACCGATAAAGGCTTTTATCAGTTATTAAACAAACAGACACTTATTTACGATTATTTCCAAAACAGTTATACCGATACTGGTCGTGTTTTAAATAAAATGAGTTTAAGTGTCGATAAACTCACAGATTTTTGGGCTATAACCGGAATCTCAAGTAGTGCAATCAAAGGTGTTGAAGGTATTGGTGAAAAAGGTGCACTGGCACTGCTTACGCAATATCAAAGCCTGCAAGCGATGCTAGAAAGTGAACCCCAAGAAAATGATAAGCGCTTATTAAAAGTAAAAAATGCCAGCCAAGATGCCCTGCTTGCGAAACAATTGGTCAGCCTAAAAACAGATATCACCCTCGGTTTTAACCTACAAGACCTTCGCTATATACAAAAGTAA
- a CDS encoding GGDEF domain-containing protein translates to MTSLVAALNLLQQLLKRTSRQDKTFDKYQHSFLKKLQNSSSATTTEALYQECIEKLAECDYPLEDVLLEGRLIVSQSQIQLQKLDNLSATSTQKIEDSKHITQPYTTLEHHNELTNIIKIYQRVVIELNKNNTSQSTAPDAPLIENICDELQQVILDLDVGQSYSKKLEIIRKKISNATDPLALPQYCLQIISIIIDSTREERRSSRHFLYTLNDSLTQFYLNFAKNIKRAESAFESQDQCVKSIQKKSSALKLATENAHDIATLQKHIFSYVESVEDMIAKREADKEQQVRQQFQGMVRQIKELQNETNNYQKTLKQQSQQLHVDFLTKIPNRAAWSERLQVEYTRFKRYEHPLNIAVIDIDKFKMINDTFGHLAGDKVLNVIAQTLQKSIRNTDFIARYGGEEFAVLLPEIDQQQTKITLEKLCRAIKNIPFKFKKENISITISVGCTSFSQEDDIETAFERADQALYQAKTGGRNQVIYCQK, encoded by the coding sequence ATGACCTCGCTTGTGGCTGCACTAAACTTGCTTCAACAGCTATTAAAACGCACCTCCCGTCAAGACAAAACATTTGATAAATACCAACACTCTTTCTTAAAAAAGTTACAAAACAGTAGTTCAGCCACCACTACTGAAGCGCTTTATCAAGAGTGCATAGAAAAATTGGCAGAGTGTGATTACCCGCTCGAAGATGTGCTACTAGAGGGGAGGTTAATTGTTTCTCAATCTCAAATTCAACTGCAAAAGCTGGATAACCTATCCGCAACAAGCACCCAAAAGATTGAGGACTCTAAACATATAACCCAGCCTTATACTACGCTTGAGCACCATAATGAACTAACAAACATTATAAAAATATATCAGCGAGTGGTTATTGAACTCAATAAAAATAATACTTCTCAGAGCACGGCCCCTGACGCCCCACTTATTGAAAATATTTGTGATGAATTACAACAAGTGATTCTAGACTTAGATGTTGGACAGAGTTACAGCAAAAAATTAGAAATCATTAGGAAGAAAATATCTAACGCAACAGATCCACTTGCCTTGCCTCAATACTGTTTGCAAATTATTTCAATAATTATCGATAGCACTCGCGAGGAACGTCGTTCATCACGTCATTTTTTATATACACTTAACGATAGTCTCACGCAGTTTTATCTCAACTTCGCTAAGAATATTAAGCGTGCAGAAAGTGCCTTTGAGAGCCAAGATCAATGTGTTAAAAGCATTCAGAAAAAATCTTCGGCTTTGAAATTAGCGACGGAAAATGCGCATGATATTGCAACCTTACAAAAACATATTTTCAGCTACGTGGAAAGTGTAGAGGATATGATTGCTAAGCGCGAAGCAGATAAAGAGCAACAGGTGCGACAACAGTTTCAGGGGATGGTCAGACAGATTAAAGAGTTGCAAAACGAAACCAATAACTATCAGAAAACACTCAAACAACAAAGCCAGCAACTGCATGTAGATTTTTTAACTAAAATCCCTAACCGAGCAGCCTGGAGTGAGCGCTTACAAGTAGAATATACCCGTTTTAAACGTTATGAACACCCACTTAACATTGCCGTCATTGATATCGATAAATTTAAAATGATTAACGATACTTTCGGACACTTAGCCGGTGATAAAGTGCTAAATGTTATTGCCCAAACACTTCAAAAATCGATTCGCAATACCGACTTTATTGCTCGTTATGGTGGTGAAGAATTTGCAGTTCTATTACCTGAAATAGACCAACAACAAACAAAAATCACCCTTGAAAAATTGTGCCGAGCTATAAAAAATATACCGTTCAAATTTAAAAAGGAAAATATCAGTATTACTATTTCAGTTGGGTGTACAAGCTTCTCCCAAGAGGATGATATTGAAACTGCGTTTGAACGCGCTGATCAAGCTTTATATCAGGCAAAAACGGGAGGACGAAACCAAGTTATCTACTGCCAAAAATAA
- a CDS encoding ChrR family anti-sigma-E factor, which yields MIKHHPNEELLAQYCRGELPFSLSIALSAHIEMCPECKAKEQRIVASQAQQTWNGEQVELADFGDMLQGILATPVTKSKKIVAKQDTQVLIEGKQITLPHAFRSFEHLKWTGFGAISRARVISDEENVRASLLHIKEGGEIPQHQHKGYELTLLLDGSFTDEHGTYSKGDFMLLSGEINHSPKTDKGCLCYTVQDAPLHFISGMSKVLNPLGKFIY from the coding sequence ATGATTAAACATCATCCAAATGAAGAGTTGTTAGCGCAATACTGTCGTGGTGAATTACCTTTTTCATTATCGATTGCACTCAGTGCACATATTGAAATGTGCCCGGAATGCAAAGCGAAAGAACAACGTATTGTCGCATCACAAGCACAACAGACTTGGAATGGCGAACAGGTAGAGTTAGCTGACTTTGGTGATATGTTACAAGGGATTTTAGCGACGCCTGTAACAAAGAGTAAAAAGATAGTTGCCAAACAAGATACACAAGTTTTAATAGAAGGTAAGCAAATTACCCTTCCCCATGCATTTCGTTCTTTTGAACATCTCAAATGGACAGGTTTTGGTGCAATCAGCCGTGCGCGCGTCATCAGCGATGAAGAAAATGTGCGCGCAAGCTTATTACACATAAAAGAAGGTGGAGAAATTCCTCAACATCAACACAAAGGCTATGAGTTAACACTACTCTTAGATGGTAGCTTTACAGATGAACATGGCACTTATAGTAAAGGAGATTTCATGCTGTTATCTGGTGAAATAAACCACTCCCCTAAGACTGATAAAGGTTGTTTATGTTACACCGTACAAGATGCACCATTGCATTTTATAAGTGGCATGAGTAAGGTACTAAATCCATTAGGTAAATTTATCTACTAA
- the queF gene encoding NADPH-dependent 7-cyano-7-deazaguanine reductase QueF (Catalyzes the NADPH-dependent reduction of 7-cyano-7-deazaguanine (preQ0) to 7-aminomethyl-7-deazaguanine (preQ1) in queuosine biosynthesis), whose translation MTDKPLYSQATALQNLSLGQVTEYKSEYDVTLLQGVPRSLNRNELKLTADNLPFAGCDLWNIYELSWLNNKGKPVVATGVVYVPYDSDNLIESKSFKLYLNSFNQTKFESVEAVQRCLEADLSACANKPVSVELNADMSNFNEQLGCFSGQCIDDLDINVDNYQLTPSLLEGLCNATPVTETLYSNLLKSNCLITSQPDWASVEITYTGKQINREKLLRYLISFRQHNEFHEQCVERIYCDLMNFGEIDSLSVYARYTRRGGLDINPYRCSQNAHEKKNNLNKLRLLRQ comes from the coding sequence ATGACTGACAAACCTCTGTACTCACAAGCAACAGCCTTACAAAACTTATCACTTGGTCAGGTTACTGAATATAAAAGTGAATATGATGTCACTTTATTACAGGGAGTGCCAAGAAGCTTAAATCGCAATGAACTAAAATTAACAGCAGATAACTTACCTTTTGCTGGTTGTGATCTGTGGAATATTTACGAATTGTCTTGGTTAAATAACAAAGGTAAGCCGGTCGTTGCAACTGGTGTCGTTTATGTTCCCTATGATAGTGATAACTTAATTGAGTCTAAATCGTTCAAGCTCTACTTAAATAGTTTCAATCAGACTAAATTTGAAAGTGTCGAGGCGGTACAACGTTGCTTAGAGGCTGATCTTTCAGCCTGTGCAAATAAACCGGTAAGTGTTGAACTGAATGCAGATATGAGCAACTTTAATGAACAATTAGGTTGCTTTTCAGGACAATGTATTGATGATTTAGATATTAATGTTGATAACTATCAACTTACTCCAAGCCTATTAGAGGGATTGTGCAATGCCACGCCAGTCACAGAAACCCTTTACTCAAACCTGTTAAAATCAAACTGCTTAATTACCAGTCAACCCGATTGGGCGAGTGTTGAAATAACTTATACTGGCAAACAGATTAACCGTGAGAAACTATTACGCTATTTAATATCTTTTCGCCAACATAACGAATTTCACGAGCAATGTGTGGAGCGTATCTACTGCGACCTCATGAATTTTGGTGAAATCGATTCGCTTTCTGTTTACGCACGTTACACTCGTCGAGGAGGCTTAGACATCAATCCTTATCGATGTTCACAAAATGCTCATGAGAAAAAAAATAACTTAAATAAACTGCGCTTATTGCGCCAATAG
- the cydB gene encoding cytochrome d ubiquinol oxidase subunit II, whose protein sequence is MFDYETLKLLWWLLIGVLLIGFVITDGFDMGVGTLLPIIGKTDEQRRIMINSIAPHWEGNQVWLVLAAGAIFAAWPAVYATAFSGFYVAMMLTLFALFFRPVGFDYRSKLADDRWRKSWDWGIFTGSTVPPIVFGVAFANLLQGVPFVLDDFLRPQYQGSFFALLNPFALMVGVFSLSLFVMQGASWLQMKTEDEIHARAKKVIFIVAPLATLLFALAGVWLYYGIDGYVITAIGDLNGPSNPLLKTAELQQGGWLLNYEKYPLMILAPVLGLILPLLVVIATKFNRAGFAFLFSSLTQGAVLMTFALSVFPFVMPSSIDPSMSFTVWDATSSEMTLNIMTIAAVIFLPIILLYTSWGYFKMFGRLGKAFMAKYKHSAY, encoded by the coding sequence ATGTTTGATTATGAAACGTTAAAATTACTTTGGTGGCTACTTATTGGCGTATTGCTGATTGGCTTTGTTATCACTGATGGGTTTGATATGGGAGTAGGGACACTTCTGCCTATTATAGGTAAAACAGATGAACAGCGCCGTATAATGATAAACAGTATTGCCCCTCACTGGGAAGGTAATCAAGTATGGTTAGTGTTGGCTGCAGGCGCTATATTTGCGGCCTGGCCGGCCGTTTATGCAACTGCATTTTCTGGTTTTTATGTGGCCATGATGCTGACTCTATTTGCTTTATTCTTTAGACCTGTTGGTTTTGATTATCGCAGTAAGTTAGCGGATGATCGCTGGCGTAAAAGTTGGGACTGGGGAATATTTACTGGCAGCACGGTACCTCCTATCGTATTCGGTGTTGCCTTTGCTAATTTATTACAGGGCGTGCCTTTTGTATTGGATGACTTTTTGCGTCCTCAATATCAAGGTAGCTTTTTTGCATTACTTAACCCTTTTGCATTAATGGTTGGTGTCTTTAGTTTATCGCTGTTTGTTATGCAAGGTGCCTCATGGTTACAAATGAAAACCGAAGATGAGATTCATGCGCGTGCTAAAAAAGTCATTTTCATTGTTGCCCCATTAGCAACATTACTATTTGCACTAGCGGGTGTTTGGTTATATTACGGTATTGATGGTTATGTGATCACTGCAATAGGTGATTTGAATGGCCCTTCTAATCCATTATTAAAAACAGCCGAGCTTCAGCAAGGCGGTTGGTTATTAAACTATGAAAAATATCCATTAATGATACTTGCACCTGTACTGGGGTTAATCTTGCCATTATTGGTTGTGATTGCGACTAAATTTAATCGTGCTGGTTTTGCTTTTTTGTTTAGTAGCTTAACCCAAGGTGCAGTATTGATGACATTTGCACTCAGTGTTTTCCCATTTGTGATGCCATCGAGTATTGATCCAAGCATGAGCTTCACGGTTTGGGATGCCACATCAAGTGAGATGACGTTGAATATAATGACTATCGCTGCTGTTATCTTTTTACCTATTATTTTGCTTTATACGAGTTGGGGATACTTTAAGATGTTCGGTCGTCTTGGAAAAGCGTTCATGGCTAAATATAAGCATTCAGCGTATTAA
- the syd gene encoding SecY-interacting protein: MNNRIKTALSELFQRNAEIWQQEKGSLPEQLFDPEWLSPCQVEKLDGQVVTWSPVERSEETTLNNIEEALEITLHPSIEELYCSYYAGVLPCLFDGHPIELIQVWNEEDFNLLQENMIAHFMMQKRLKKPASMFIASCSDEMQIISILNDTGEVQLETLGKKQEAILAPDLASFLDLLEPVISHED; encoded by the coding sequence ATGAATAACAGAATAAAAACAGCACTTAGTGAACTTTTTCAGCGAAATGCTGAAATCTGGCAACAAGAAAAGGGGAGCTTACCAGAACAATTATTTGATCCAGAGTGGCTTTCGCCGTGCCAAGTTGAAAAGCTTGATGGTCAGGTAGTGACTTGGTCTCCTGTTGAGCGTAGTGAAGAAACTACACTGAACAATATTGAAGAAGCTCTTGAGATCACATTACACCCAAGCATTGAAGAACTTTATTGTAGTTATTATGCAGGTGTTCTTCCTTGTCTGTTTGATGGTCATCCGATTGAACTCATTCAGGTATGGAATGAAGAAGACTTTAACTTGCTACAAGAAAACATGATTGCCCATTTTATGATGCAAAAACGTCTCAAAAAGCCTGCGTCTATGTTTATCGCAAGTTGCAGTGATGAGATGCAGATTATCTCTATCTTAAATGATACCGGAGAGGTGCAACTTGAAACATTAGGAAAAAAACAGGAGGCAATTTTAGCCCCCGATTTAGCTTCCTTCCTCGATTTACTCGAGCCAGTGATTAGCCATGAAGATTAG